A region of Vicia villosa cultivar HV-30 ecotype Madison, WI unplaced genomic scaffold, Vvil1.0 ctg.000910F_1_1, whole genome shotgun sequence DNA encodes the following proteins:
- the LOC131632127 gene encoding uncharacterized protein LOC131632127, translated as MAGNNNNTVLVPTPDPFRLTDMIEESSQALHRRGGRRHSAERNGRTGHETPQSVRRPPPQHVEQAQNDEAEQLQPQNNGEDTARNDRNAELIQTQPEQPLTRVQHETDHRDGQTASSSTRSRERPRTHHRQTRDATDAHGETDPSTLVIPKELQRTNRLIRLQGERIEKLEKRHRHRSPPRRHRRSRSSSSRSPPRRTRRRSPSSSRSPPKRSRRQRSYSRSPLRKSRKNRRPEPAEEESPSPDRVERRLARKGRKPRTEEPDRRNTRSISPSASDEEEFHSPLSESIRRARLPRGMEKPPTLDAYDGTTDPDDHIRNLEAVMEYHVVQGSIKCRIFPTTLRKGAMTWYRNLPPNSIKSWAELKELFLSHFTASCRQPKSEQTSKL; from the coding sequence ATGGCcggtaacaacaacaacactgtCCTCGTCCCGACCCCCGATCCTTTCCGCCTTACGGACATGATCGAGGAATCCAGCCAGGCTCTGCATCGACGGGGAGGTCGGCGACACTCTGCTGAAAGGAATGGGAGGACAGGTCATGAGACCCCCCAATCCGTCAGAAGACCACCACCTCAGCACGTCGAGCAGGCTCAGAATGACGAGGCCGAGCAGCTCCAACCTCAGAACAACGGAGAGGACACAGCTCGGAACGATCGCAACGCCGAGTTGATCCAAACCCAGCCTGAACAACCGCTGACTCGCGTCCAACACGAGACGGACCACAGGGACGGGCAGACTGCCTCCTCCTCCACCCGTTCCCGTGAGAGACCGAGAACTCACCATCGGCAGACTCGGGATGCTACAGATGCCCATGGGGAAACCGACCCCTCGACCCTCGTCATCCCCAAAGAGCTGCAGCGGACCAACCGCCTCATCCGACTCCAGGGCGAACGGATTGAGAAACTGGAAAAGAGGCACCGTCACCGCTCTCCCCCGCGGAGACACCGTCGATCGCGTTCCTCCTCTTCGCGCTCCCCGCCTAGGAGGACTCGCCGACGCTCACCATCCTCCTCTCGGTCTCCACCGAAAAGATCTCGCCGCCAGAGGTCCTACTCGCGCTCCCCTCTGCGGAAAAGCAGGAAAAATCGGAGGCCTGAACCCGCAGAGGAAGAGAGCCCTTCTCCCGACAGAGTGGAAAGAAGGCTCGCCAGGAAGGGGAGGAAACCTCGCACGGAGGAACCCGACCggcgtaacacacgctcgatctcTCCGAGCGCCAGCGACGAGGAGGAATTCCACAGCCCTTTGTCTGAAAGCATTAGAAGGGCCCGCCTTCCCCGAGGAATGGAAAAACCCCCGACTTTGGATGCATACGACGGGACTACAGATCCCGACGACCACATCAGAAACCTGGAGGCCGTCATGGAGTATCACGTCGTCCAAGGCTCTATCAAATGTCGGATCTTCCCGACCACGCTCCGGAAGGGGGCAATGACCTGGTACAGGAATCTCCCTCCCAACTCCATCAAGTCTTGGGCCGAGCTCAAGGAACTCTTTCTGAGTCACTTCACTGCTTCCTGCCGTCAACCGAAATCAGAGCAAACCTCGAAGCTGTAG